From a region of the Leptospira montravelensis genome:
- a CDS encoding DUF455 family protein, with protein sequence MKVSEYAKHLLLAESLEDKLLPPSRHWDEETELTPLRIEAPGRSSKFQFSDKKVKIPRLEHLNLESNRGLSLHHFANHELMAIELFAWALLAFPEAPRSVRNGFLKTIEEEQTHLKLYLNRMRDFGIDFGDIPLNYIFWKQLGQFKTLESFSAVMSISFEGANLDYAQIYAQVFSYFGDQLTSDIMLTIFEDEVKHVKRGLRAFERSIPENGNHWEHYLSLIHFPFTPRRAKGYLYLPETRSLAGMNKEFIQSLGNYEDEYTGRVNLESVKKFGLGERILRKNRLDS encoded by the coding sequence ATGAAAGTTTCCGAATACGCAAAACATTTGTTACTTGCAGAAAGTTTAGAAGATAAACTATTACCTCCAAGTCGTCACTGGGATGAAGAAACTGAATTGACTCCGTTACGTATTGAAGCTCCTGGTCGTTCGTCAAAATTTCAATTTTCTGACAAAAAAGTAAAAATTCCACGTTTAGAACATCTGAACTTAGAATCCAATCGGGGACTTAGCCTTCATCATTTTGCAAATCATGAGCTTATGGCAATTGAGTTATTTGCCTGGGCACTTTTGGCATTCCCTGAAGCACCAAGATCAGTTCGGAATGGATTTTTAAAAACCATTGAAGAGGAACAAACGCATTTAAAGTTATATTTGAATCGAATGAGAGACTTCGGTATCGATTTTGGTGATATTCCTTTAAATTATATATTCTGGAAACAATTAGGACAATTTAAAACTTTAGAATCTTTTTCAGCTGTTATGTCTATTTCGTTTGAAGGAGCAAATTTAGATTACGCACAAATATATGCTCAAGTTTTTTCCTATTTTGGTGACCAACTAACTTCAGATATAATGCTCACTATTTTTGAAGATGAAGTTAAACATGTAAAAAGAGGGCTTCGGGCCTTTGAAAGATCTATCCCAGAAAATGGAAATCACTGGGAACATTATTTATCACTCATCCATTTCCCATTTACTCCGAGGCGAGCAAAAGGTTATCTTTATCTCCCTGAAACAAGATCATTGGCAGGTATGAACAAAGAGTTTATTCAATCATTGGGGAACTACGAGGATGAATATACGGGACGAGTGAACTTGGAATCGGTTAAAAAATTTGGACTGGGAGAGAGGATACTTCGTAAAAACAGACTTGATTCTTAA
- a CDS encoding MGMT family protein produces the protein MDKAKTKSTNFYDSVYAVVKKIPKGKVTTYGHIALLLGSPRAARAVGYALNALKKEMEQKIPWQRVINSQGRISFRGDTFRASLQKKILQSEGVVFDLNDDRINFDKYGWFP, from the coding sequence ATGGACAAGGCTAAAACTAAAAGTACGAATTTTTACGATTCTGTCTATGCAGTTGTTAAAAAAATTCCCAAAGGAAAGGTAACTACCTACGGGCATATCGCCCTACTTCTGGGAAGTCCGAGAGCGGCAAGAGCGGTGGGATATGCATTGAATGCACTGAAAAAAGAAATGGAACAGAAAATTCCCTGGCAGAGGGTCATCAATTCCCAAGGTCGTATCTCCTTTCGTGGGGACACGTTCCGAGCTTCTTTGCAGAAAAAAATTCTACAATCCGAAGGTGTTGTCTTTGATTTAAACGATGATCGCATCAATTTTGACAAGTACGGATGGTTTCCATAA
- the thiD gene encoding bifunctional hydroxymethylpyrimidine kinase/phosphomethylpyrimidine kinase yields the protein MKKDFPITLTIAGSDSGGGAGVQADLKTFSSLATFGTTVFTCLTAQNPDGVSGISEISPDFVSAQLKAVAGYFPVKTAKTGMLYSANIIQTVAEFFYENPDIQLVVDPVMVATSGAKLLKDDAIQSLTKDLLPLAKLITPNLDEASLLLGEKINQYDQLVPMAEKLFQMYEIPILLKGGHLPNATEATDVLFDGKSSYIFSKPFLKGKNTHGTGCTYSAAITSFLAHGKSLPEAVGSAKEYLHLTLEDEIKTGPIYHLNHFPEPIN from the coding sequence ATGAAGAAAGATTTTCCCATTACCTTAACAATTGCAGGATCAGATTCTGGCGGTGGTGCTGGTGTTCAGGCAGATCTCAAAACATTTTCTTCATTAGCCACTTTTGGAACCACCGTGTTTACCTGTTTAACCGCACAAAATCCTGATGGAGTCAGTGGCATTTCTGAAATTTCGCCAGACTTTGTTTCTGCTCAATTAAAAGCAGTTGCTGGGTATTTTCCAGTCAAAACAGCTAAAACAGGAATGTTATACTCAGCAAATATCATACAAACTGTTGCCGAGTTTTTTTATGAAAACCCAGATATACAACTTGTGGTTGATCCAGTGATGGTTGCCACCAGTGGAGCAAAACTCCTAAAAGATGATGCGATCCAATCATTAACCAAAGATCTTTTACCACTTGCAAAATTAATCACACCTAATCTTGACGAAGCATCATTACTATTAGGTGAAAAGATTAACCAATATGACCAACTTGTACCAATGGCTGAAAAATTATTTCAGATGTATGAAATACCCATTCTATTAAAAGGGGGACATTTACCAAATGCAACGGAAGCTACCGACGTCTTATTTGACGGTAAATCATCATACATATTTTCAAAACCTTTTTTAAAGGGAAAAAATACTCATGGGACAGGTTGTACTTATTCTGCGGCCATAACATCTTTTCTTGCACATGGGAAAAGCCTTCCAGAAGCAGTTGGTTCGGCAAAAGAATATCTGCACCTAACTTTAGAAGATGAAATCAAAACTGGCCCAATTTATCATCTGAACCATTTTCCAGAACCGATAAACTAA
- a CDS encoding sigma 54-interacting transcriptional regulator yields the protein MTVKKFNPIQSIHEVATAMNSTQDPDGLLELILDRCIQICGVESGSLMLIDEKHGVLDAVTSRGMNQQLLRETKLKIGQGITGMAASTGRAKLVNDVSKDPDYIQVKEEIKSELVAPMIVEDDIIGVISLDSNRLNAFTAEMLEIVSVLANQAGQIFKNLQTIRSLEQRTKIQATLIEISKVVSSTLDQNEVFDSIMVTMEKSLRLEKGSIVLFNKDEGLLRIVAASGLSPEEIDKGTYQPGEGITGKVYESGEPIIIESVASHPDFLNRVGYLSHFKHDPHNVSLLCAPILSEQTMLGVVNAFIVQNKHTDLKSFLDFLQVVASIISQSIKIQNLVEEAKKEISRENIQLKRELKNKYKFGSLIGKAASMEKMFEKIQLVADSRASVLITGESGTGKEMIANAIHYNSSRSENPFIKINCAAIPENLLESELFGHKKGSFTGAVTDKKGKFELADTGTIFLDEIGEMDLNLQSKLLRVLQEREIEAIGSIKAKKVDVRIIAATNAELEQLVAEKKFRADLFYRLNVVKINTPPLRDRVEDIPLLMNHFLEKYTKDNNKVVKGISREASKLLLKYRWPGNVRELENVIERAVVLAQDEILNEEDFSDILASLEDLPEHTTEVTQLNHVETTSGSEPLDLGSGRLTPGQLDGLDGRAMEIVVSEVESRLIQYAMKKFRYTKTRVAKFLGINRNTLDKKIKELNIEY from the coding sequence ATGACCGTGAAAAAATTTAATCCTATTCAATCCATCCACGAAGTGGCGACTGCCATGAATTCCACCCAAGATCCGGACGGGTTACTAGAACTCATTTTGGATCGATGCATCCAGATTTGCGGGGTAGAATCGGGTTCCCTAATGCTGATCGATGAAAAACACGGAGTTTTGGATGCAGTTACCTCCCGAGGGATGAACCAGCAGTTGCTTAGAGAGACAAAACTAAAGATCGGACAAGGGATTACCGGAATGGCAGCTTCCACGGGCAGAGCCAAACTCGTTAATGATGTTTCAAAAGATCCTGATTACATTCAGGTAAAAGAGGAAATTAAATCAGAGTTAGTTGCACCTATGATTGTCGAAGATGATATCATTGGAGTCATTTCCCTAGACTCAAATCGATTGAATGCATTTACCGCGGAGATGTTAGAAATTGTCAGTGTCCTTGCAAACCAAGCAGGCCAAATTTTTAAAAACTTACAAACTATACGTAGTTTAGAACAAAGAACTAAAATCCAAGCAACTCTTATAGAAATTTCCAAAGTGGTTAGCTCTACCTTAGATCAAAATGAAGTTTTCGATTCTATAATGGTAACAATGGAAAAATCTCTGCGTTTAGAGAAAGGAAGTATTGTATTATTTAATAAAGATGAAGGATTACTTAGGATCGTAGCAGCTTCAGGTCTTTCACCTGAAGAAATTGATAAAGGAACTTACCAACCTGGCGAAGGAATTACAGGAAAAGTATATGAATCAGGTGAGCCTATCATAATTGAATCAGTGGCGAGTCATCCAGATTTTTTAAACCGCGTAGGCTACCTATCTCATTTTAAACATGATCCACATAACGTAAGTTTGCTCTGTGCGCCAATTCTTAGTGAACAGACTATGTTGGGTGTAGTGAATGCTTTTATAGTTCAAAATAAACATACAGACTTAAAATCTTTTTTAGACTTTCTGCAAGTAGTTGCATCAATCATTTCACAATCGATTAAAATTCAAAATTTAGTTGAAGAGGCTAAAAAAGAAATATCTCGTGAAAATATCCAACTGAAAAGAGAATTAAAAAATAAATATAAGTTTGGTTCACTCATTGGAAAAGCTGCGAGTATGGAAAAAATGTTTGAGAAAATCCAACTGGTTGCAGATTCGAGAGCTTCTGTTTTAATTACAGGAGAATCTGGTACTGGTAAAGAGATGATCGCAAATGCAATTCATTATAATAGCTCACGTTCTGAAAATCCATTTATAAAAATCAACTGTGCTGCGATTCCTGAAAATTTACTGGAAAGTGAACTTTTTGGACATAAAAAAGGATCCTTTACCGGCGCTGTTACTGATAAAAAAGGGAAGTTTGAATTAGCAGATACGGGAACCATTTTTCTGGATGAAATTGGTGAAATGGATTTAAACTTACAGTCAAAATTACTTCGAGTTCTACAGGAAAGGGAAATCGAAGCCATTGGTTCTATAAAAGCAAAAAAAGTAGATGTTAGGATCATCGCGGCAACGAATGCTGAGTTAGAACAACTTGTCGCAGAAAAAAAATTCCGAGCAGATCTTTTTTACAGATTAAATGTAGTAAAAATCAACACACCACCGTTACGCGATCGAGTGGAAGACATTCCGCTTCTTATGAACCACTTTTTGGAAAAGTATACTAAAGATAATAACAAAGTTGTTAAGGGAATTTCTAGAGAAGCTTCTAAACTTTTGTTGAAGTATCGATGGCCAGGTAACGTTCGTGAGTTGGAAAATGTGATCGAACGTGCAGTGGTTCTTGCCCAAGACGAAATTTTAAATGAGGAAGATTTTTCTGACATATTGGCAAGTTTGGAAGATTTACCAGAACATACAACTGAAGTAACACAACTGAATCATGTAGAAACTACATCTGGTTCAGAACCATTAGATTTAGGATCAGGACGTCTTACTCCTGGACAGTTAGATGGTTTAGACGGTCGTGCGATGGAAATCGTTGTGAGCGAAGTAGAATCAAGACTTATTCAATATGCAATGAAAAAGTTTCGTTATACCAAAACGCGAGTTGCAAAATTTTTAGGGATCAATCGCAATACTTTGGATAAAAAAATCAAAGAATTGAATATTGAATACTAA
- a CDS encoding GAF domain-containing SpoIIE family protein phosphatase codes for MLCAEPQLPNGITRNGRFFCQTCDREWILEKRKISRIGKNILSSQEKTEFLLDNLSLFNSAMGLEELMQRFTDLISVRLKREKIAVFITNLELGEIKLAYYSSRQKTLQRAIKRITLDYDLSYGVLVETMAKGEPCFYKFSDQSHPFYDFYSKLTGTKSQLVIPILYANTAVGMVTIDYEEEDYSDYFEDQEILQLVVGQFAVSLRNSLIYSKSENQSKNFRSLHTAALTLSQLYLNNHDEMIRMILLTLSGIVESSLTCLVERTFESSKAKIFRLYRDLENYQIHTDTKSIEVELIDSLLEIKETMTIDPSSNANLVAMGIVGKESMLFPLTLENGTNCLFILTKQENRFPNDEIEALNAFVSLARITMENSNLYQNLSNKERLEKEIEIAKEIQSTLLPRNSPEAEGFSFGGFMVPARGIGGDYYDFILSPNRNELFICIGDVSGKGVAAGLVMATVRTILHSLVRVKDSPWEILNDINNYLYASYKEAITPRFMSMILLRWNLITGEVQYSGAGHGNFYHYHSDSKSLSVIETEGVILGIQPDISAFRNESKLRFDSGDTILLYTDGVTEARNAEGIEFGETQLKTNFFSFISFEPKNILEKIYSELKEFVKEQEQHDDITMVAVRKI; via the coding sequence TTGCTCTGCGCCGAACCGCAACTCCCGAACGGGATCACAAGAAATGGACGTTTTTTCTGCCAAACCTGTGACCGGGAGTGGATTTTAGAGAAACGAAAAATTTCTCGGATTGGGAAAAACATCCTGAGTTCGCAAGAGAAAACAGAATTCCTCCTAGATAACCTTTCACTCTTCAATTCTGCGATGGGCCTTGAGGAATTGATGCAACGGTTTACCGACCTAATTTCGGTTCGTTTAAAGAGAGAAAAAATTGCAGTTTTTATCACAAACTTAGAGTTAGGTGAAATTAAATTAGCTTATTATTCCAGCCGACAAAAAACATTACAACGAGCAATCAAACGAATCACATTGGATTATGATTTAAGTTATGGTGTTTTGGTTGAAACGATGGCAAAAGGAGAACCTTGCTTTTATAAATTTTCTGATCAAAGCCATCCTTTTTACGATTTTTATTCAAAACTCACAGGAACAAAATCTCAACTAGTCATACCCATACTTTACGCCAATACTGCTGTCGGTATGGTGACAATTGATTATGAAGAAGAAGATTACTCTGACTATTTTGAAGACCAAGAAATTTTACAACTTGTGGTAGGTCAATTTGCAGTTTCTTTACGTAATTCGCTTATATATTCAAAATCAGAAAACCAATCTAAAAACTTTCGCAGCTTACATACTGCGGCCCTTACATTAAGCCAACTATACTTAAACAATCATGACGAAATGATTCGTATGATTTTATTAACTCTATCTGGAATTGTGGAATCTTCTTTAACATGTTTGGTTGAAAGAACTTTTGAATCTTCAAAAGCGAAAATATTCAGACTTTATCGCGACTTGGAAAACTATCAAATCCATACAGACACTAAATCCATCGAAGTAGAACTGATTGATTCTCTTTTAGAAATAAAAGAAACCATGACAATCGATCCATCATCAAATGCTAATTTAGTAGCAATGGGAATAGTAGGTAAAGAATCAATGTTGTTTCCACTTACTTTGGAAAATGGAACCAATTGTTTATTTATTCTCACTAAACAAGAAAACCGATTTCCTAATGATGAGATAGAAGCACTCAATGCCTTTGTTTCACTTGCTAGGATCACAATGGAAAATTCCAATTTATACCAAAACCTTTCAAACAAAGAAAGATTGGAAAAAGAAATTGAAATTGCAAAAGAAATCCAAAGTACTCTCTTACCAAGAAACTCTCCGGAAGCTGAAGGTTTTTCTTTTGGAGGGTTTATGGTACCTGCTCGTGGTATCGGTGGGGACTATTATGATTTTATTCTTTCACCTAACAGAAATGAATTATTTATCTGCATAGGAGATGTTAGCGGGAAAGGTGTTGCCGCAGGACTCGTTATGGCAACAGTCAGGACCATTTTACATTCCCTTGTTCGTGTCAAAGACTCACCTTGGGAAATTTTAAACGATATTAATAACTACCTGTATGCTAGTTACAAAGAAGCTATCACACCAAGGTTTATGAGTATGATTTTACTCAGGTGGAATTTAATCACAGGTGAAGTTCAATATTCTGGAGCCGGTCACGGCAATTTTTACCATTATCATTCTGATTCAAAATCTCTTTCTGTTATCGAAACAGAAGGAGTAATACTAGGAATCCAACCCGATATTTCAGCCTTTCGAAATGAGTCTAAGTTGCGGTTTGATTCGGGGGATACCATTCTTTTATACACCGACGGAGTTACAGAAGCACGAAACGCTGAAGGAATAGAATTTGGAGAAACTCAATTAAAAACCAATTTTTTTTCCTTTATTTCTTTTGAGCCAAAAAACATACTCGAGAAGATATATTCGGAACTAAAAGAATTTGTCAAAGAACAAGAACAACACGATGATATCACAATGGTAGCAGTAAGGAAGATATGA
- a CDS encoding ATP-binding protein encodes MILEIPTTITKIFETVLARMGNNLPQQWAENKTEFLIAYSGGKDSSILVLFFKYLKDTYNIQSPTLFYLSHGIRSIDTEEKEILQFLKSTGFPYHFVKKKFQNFLLN; translated from the coding sequence ATGATCCTAGAAATTCCGACTACAATCACAAAGATTTTCGAAACTGTCTTGGCAAGAATGGGGAACAATCTGCCACAACAATGGGCAGAAAATAAAACGGAATTTCTCATTGCCTACTCTGGAGGAAAAGATTCTTCTATTTTAGTTTTATTTTTCAAATATTTAAAAGATACTTACAATATCCAATCACCCACGTTGTTTTATTTATCTCACGGCATTCGTTCTATAGATACAGAAGAAAAAGAAATATTGCAGTTCCTCAAATCCACTGGCTTTCCTTACCATTTCGTAAAAAAAAAATTCCAAAACTTTCTCTTAAACTAA
- a CDS encoding tRNA lysidine(34) synthetase: MPKLSLKLKKGFEETGRLVRYHELKKITNKKPSVILTGHHCKDYTESIFLHLTRGGGKKAFYTLPPFDGERFLPLVFLEDKELTLLYDFVINQIKIFEDESNKDPIYKRNRIRMDLLPVLEKENWNFHKIYWNFHDRSQLDLQFNLKKEPTVKQGPHIFRIPHETWTSLNVSSKKELIDFHLKLLGHYPLYKSGFDNFHLQSEGERAFLENKNCFLYKSKFGDLFIIDKKSPAFKKATSYRDGENLCINWNQNRFKLSDPEEKYSLGSWHHGQKIQIRSGNKEISECMRENGIPFFLRTFIPILYFDGEPIQILFSLFSKSEKNYPKRIYLER, from the coding sequence ATTCCAAAACTTTCTCTTAAACTAAAGAAAGGATTTGAAGAAACTGGAAGACTGGTTCGTTACCACGAACTTAAAAAAATCACAAATAAAAAACCATCGGTTATCCTCACTGGCCACCATTGTAAAGATTACACAGAGTCTATCTTTCTACACCTAACAAGAGGTGGTGGGAAAAAAGCATTTTATACGCTTCCACCTTTTGATGGAGAAAGATTTTTACCTTTAGTTTTTTTGGAAGACAAAGAATTAACATTACTATATGATTTTGTGATAAATCAAATCAAAATATTTGAAGATGAATCCAACAAAGATCCAATTTACAAACGCAATCGGATCCGTATGGATTTATTGCCAGTATTAGAAAAAGAAAATTGGAACTTTCATAAAATTTATTGGAATTTCCATGATCGTTCGCAACTAGATCTACAATTTAATTTAAAAAAAGAACCCACTGTCAAACAAGGTCCTCATATTTTCCGTATCCCACACGAAACTTGGACAAGTCTGAATGTATCTTCAAAAAAAGAACTAATTGACTTCCATCTAAAATTACTTGGACATTATCCTCTATATAAATCCGGATTTGATAATTTCCATTTACAATCAGAAGGCGAAAGAGCATTTTTAGAAAACAAAAATTGTTTTTTATACAAATCAAAGTTTGGCGATCTTTTCATTATTGATAAAAAATCACCAGCTTTTAAAAAAGCAACCTCCTATCGGGATGGGGAAAATCTTTGTATAAATTGGAACCAAAATAGGTTTAAATTATCCGACCCCGAGGAAAAATATAGTCTTGGGTCTTGGCATCACGGTCAAAAAATCCAAATTCGTTCAGGAAATAAGGAAATTTCAGAGTGTATGCGGGAAAACGGTATTCCTTTTTTTCTCAGAACCTTTATTCCAATCCTTTATTTTGATGGAGAACCCATTCAAATTTTATTTTCTCTCTTTTCAAAAAGTGAAAAGAATTATCCCAAACGAATCTATTTGGAAAGATGA
- the yihA gene encoding ribosome biogenesis GTP-binding protein YihA/YsxC: MHKYSKEIPFPETKFFTSIANLNEKEELDSVPSVAFMGRSNSGKSSLLNALSNHRGLAKVSRTPGKTKLINIFRTKEGFNLIDLPGFGYSKASHKEHKDMMNLLEGFLNTWKHLKFLFILCDSQREFPEEELSTIEVAMEKKIKPVVIRTKIDKLNQSEQHRVRTDMESAMNEIGIPFRVFYLSATTGRGIGELREFIVENMIDQTKVSK; encoded by the coding sequence ATGCACAAGTATTCCAAAGAAATTCCTTTTCCAGAAACTAAATTCTTCACTTCGATTGCCAACTTAAATGAAAAAGAGGAATTAGATTCCGTTCCATCTGTGGCTTTTATGGGAAGATCCAATTCAGGAAAATCAAGTTTACTAAATGCTCTCTCAAACCACAGAGGACTTGCCAAAGTTTCAAGAACTCCAGGAAAGACAAAACTGATCAATATTTTCAGGACCAAAGAAGGTTTTAACCTAATCGATTTACCAGGATTTGGTTATTCAAAAGCATCTCATAAAGAACATAAAGATATGATGAATCTTTTGGAAGGTTTTTTAAATACATGGAAACACTTAAAGTTTTTATTTATACTTTGTGACTCACAAAGAGAATTTCCTGAAGAGGAACTTTCCACAATAGAAGTTGCAATGGAAAAAAAAATCAAACCCGTAGTGATTCGAACTAAAATTGACAAACTCAACCAAAGTGAACAACATCGCGTGCGAACAGATATGGAATCAGCAATGAATGAAATTGGAATTCCCTTTCGAGTTTTTTATCTTTCGGCAACAACCGGTCGTGGTATTGGAGAGTTGAGAGAGTTTATCGTTGAGAATATGATTGATCAAACAAAGGTATCTAAATAA
- the lsa25 gene encoding surface adhesin Lsa25 gives MKKIQYCFALLVLSFFINCEMKPVEDTFGLSPEETNLLIAGILSNQSLRDNGNGTVTDPIANLVWQKCTHGQVYRPGNNDCLGAQGSVFNPGDVARAGAAQVAYCDSKTHACNSIAFPQVLQGTSSISISGSSELFGACQNSNFLGATWRVPTVVEYQRLVVPGRAATLQFFPSTQEEDYWTAWSNNEDIPGETAYAISFDRQSYGVQRNVVKTQRNFVRCVRTGP, from the coding sequence ATGAAAAAAATTCAATATTGTTTCGCTCTTTTGGTCTTATCTTTTTTCATTAACTGTGAAATGAAGCCTGTGGAAGACACCTTCGGCTTAAGTCCAGAAGAAACCAACCTGCTGATTGCAGGTATCTTATCCAACCAGAGTCTCCGTGACAACGGGAATGGAACTGTCACAGATCCCATTGCTAATTTGGTATGGCAAAAGTGTACGCATGGACAAGTTTATCGTCCGGGAAATAACGACTGTTTAGGGGCACAAGGTTCCGTATTCAATCCTGGAGACGTGGCTCGTGCCGGTGCCGCTCAGGTTGCGTATTGTGATTCCAAAACACATGCTTGTAACTCAATCGCATTTCCTCAGGTGCTCCAAGGTACTTCCTCGATTTCTATCTCTGGTTCCAGTGAGTTATTTGGAGCTTGCCAAAATAGCAATTTTCTCGGTGCCACTTGGCGCGTTCCTACTGTGGTTGAATACCAAAGGTTAGTGGTTCCTGGTCGTGCGGCGACACTTCAGTTTTTCCCTTCCACACAGGAAGAGGACTATTGGACCGCTTGGTCAAACAACGAAGATATTCCAGGAGAAACCGCTTATGCCATTTCCTTTGACCGACAATCGTATGGTGTGCAGAGAAATGTTGTAAAAACACAAAGGAATTTTGTCCGTTGTGTTCGTACCGGTCCATAA
- the omp85 gene encoding Omp85 family outer membrane protein: protein MYNFIVRSLTLLLFFSFFHGVFGQERAPRTDLPFEISEKKRLSERDFKIKKEGGYFTGLPLINSDPNVGIGYGARVLYFYNGTKSSPLFEYTPYRYRIFAQYFNTTKQAPYHMLSLDAPFIFDTKWRLRADLVYDRNPNSLYFGIGENTLQPLSYLERNDPNGRIRRNAPFADYEDNLSYRRPGDAGYGEAPVVSDHRYNRYDIENPNFSTSGEYSFFGGTLRTVTGVRLSKQIIRRYDGKYNDAQFGSSDGILGLLGVDRTVGTPQGETKLTRDDKDGKIVGINGGYTNTIRAGIVYDTRDFEPDPNRGVFLEYTHERSTKAIGSTSEFNKNLVSGRIFISPVHWFTNKPPEILEKFVLAARGTMIQTNGDAPFYEYRNMWGTESNQSGLGGRTTIRGYKQDRFVGQTMAFANFEIRWKFAEAEFGGQHFDFQLVPFYDVGRVWDRTEDANLKNYKHSKGLGLRIPWNQATVIYVDYAISNEDRQAFINFNHIF, encoded by the coding sequence ATGTATAATTTTATTGTAAGAAGTTTGACACTTCTTTTGTTTTTTTCCTTTTTTCACGGGGTGTTCGGTCAGGAACGGGCACCTCGTACGGACCTCCCGTTTGAAATCTCTGAGAAAAAGAGGCTAAGCGAACGGGATTTTAAGATCAAAAAAGAGGGGGGATACTTCACCGGTCTCCCTCTGATCAACTCCGACCCTAACGTAGGTATCGGTTACGGGGCGCGTGTTCTCTATTTTTACAATGGAACAAAATCGTCTCCTTTGTTTGAATACACTCCGTATCGTTATCGTATTTTTGCTCAGTATTTTAATACGACTAAACAAGCTCCTTACCACATGTTGAGTTTGGATGCTCCATTTATTTTCGATACTAAATGGAGACTTCGAGCGGACTTAGTGTATGATCGAAACCCTAACTCCCTTTACTTTGGAATCGGTGAAAATACCCTCCAACCTCTTTCTTATTTAGAAAGAAACGATCCGAATGGACGTATTAGAAGGAACGCACCTTTTGCAGACTATGAAGACAATTTGAGTTATCGTCGTCCAGGAGATGCGGGATACGGAGAGGCTCCAGTTGTAAGTGATCATAGATACAACCGATACGATATTGAAAATCCTAACTTTAGTACTTCCGGTGAATATTCCTTTTTCGGAGGAACACTTCGTACGGTTACGGGTGTTCGACTTTCTAAACAAATCATTCGCAGATATGATGGAAAGTACAACGATGCACAATTTGGTTCGTCTGATGGAATTTTAGGCCTACTCGGCGTAGACCGTACGGTTGGGACGCCCCAAGGGGAAACTAAATTAACACGTGACGATAAGGATGGAAAAATTGTAGGCATTAACGGTGGTTATACGAATACAATCCGTGCCGGAATCGTTTATGATACTCGTGACTTCGAACCAGATCCAAACCGTGGAGTATTTTTAGAATACACCCATGAACGTTCGACGAAAGCCATCGGTTCCACATCAGAATTCAATAAAAACTTAGTATCAGGTCGTATTTTTATCAGTCCTGTTCATTGGTTTACAAACAAACCTCCTGAAATTTTGGAGAAGTTTGTTCTTGCTGCCCGTGGAACTATGATCCAAACCAATGGAGATGCACCTTTCTATGAATACCGCAATATGTGGGGTACAGAGAGCAACCAATCCGGTTTAGGTGGAAGGACTACCATTCGTGGCTACAAACAGGATCGTTTCGTTGGACAAACTATGGCATTTGCTAACTTCGAAATTCGTTGGAAGTTCGCAGAAGCTGAGTTTGGTGGTCAACACTTCGATTTTCAATTAGTTCCCTTTTACGATGTTGGGCGAGTTTGGGATCGTACAGAGGACGCAAACTTAAAGAACTATAAACATTCTAAGGGTCTTGGTTTAAGAATTCCTTGGAACCAAGCAACTGTTATCTACGTTGATTATGCAATTTCAAATGAAGATAGACAAGCTTTCATTAACTTTAACCATATATTTTAG
- a CDS encoding acetyl-CoA carboxylase biotin carboxyl carrier protein subunit, translating to MDYLFESKTGSISVHVSGSAVRVRKGTNSIIYQMDDFIAKEIHASNSEQIATLTMKDGSILKYLKVRNEVFLHWKGETWTAKLAERSYEASGQTTPEIKSPMPGKVVQISTEVGREHLQGETLLILEAMKMENAVKAPYPCRVEEIRKSQGDLVQQDEVLIILHRIDSEKT from the coding sequence ATGGATTATTTATTCGAATCAAAAACTGGTTCAATTTCAGTTCATGTAAGTGGTAGCGCGGTTCGAGTGCGCAAAGGAACCAATTCCATTATTTATCAAATGGATGATTTTATCGCAAAAGAAATTCATGCATCGAACTCAGAACAGATTGCAACCTTAACCATGAAAGATGGATCTATATTAAAATATCTTAAAGTAAGAAATGAAGTATTTTTACATTGGAAAGGTGAAACCTGGACTGCGAAACTAGCGGAGCGGTCCTATGAAGCTTCTGGACAAACAACCCCAGAAATCAAAAGTCCAATGCCTGGAAAAGTAGTGCAAATCTCTACGGAAGTCGGACGGGAACACTTACAAGGGGAGACTCTACTCATTTTGGAAGCCATGAAAATGGAGAACGCTGTTAAGGCGCCGTATCCATGCCGTGTGGAAGAGATTCGAAAATCTCAAGGTGATCTTGTCCAACAAGACGAGGTGCTGATCATTTTACACAGAATAGATTCGGAAAAAACATAA